The Kitasatospora paranensis genome has a window encoding:
- a CDS encoding CBS domain-containing protein — translation MGHRTVDSVMTRQVVRVAPETGFREIVELLAEFEITAVPVVDAAGRPVGIVSQADLLRTLAAQEDDPPGPDGVTGPADPLPPAGPDAAAGPPSASPHGAGAVTARDLMSGPVVCTTAGASVVAAARLMSRHGVKRLPVVDAEGRLSGMVSRGDLLQVFLRDDRAIHREIVEELGAVPGVSPSAVGVEVDQGRVVLSGTIEDPVLVDRVLRICRSVDGVVSVTDRTARAEPVPAEG, via the coding sequence ATGGGGCACCGCACGGTGGATTCGGTGATGACCCGGCAGGTCGTCCGGGTGGCGCCGGAGACCGGGTTCCGGGAGATCGTGGAGCTGCTCGCCGAGTTCGAGATCACCGCCGTACCGGTGGTGGACGCGGCCGGGCGTCCGGTCGGCATCGTCTCGCAGGCGGACCTGCTGCGGACCCTGGCCGCCCAGGAGGACGACCCGCCGGGCCCCGACGGCGTGACCGGCCCGGCCGACCCGCTTCCGCCGGCCGGCCCGGACGCCGCCGCCGGACCGCCGTCCGCGTCGCCGCACGGCGCGGGTGCGGTCACCGCCCGTGACCTGATGAGCGGCCCCGTCGTGTGCACCACGGCGGGGGCCAGCGTGGTCGCGGCCGCCCGGCTGATGAGCCGGCACGGGGTGAAACGGCTGCCGGTGGTCGACGCCGAGGGGCGGCTCTCCGGCATGGTGAGCCGCGGCGACCTGCTGCAGGTCTTCCTCCGCGACGACCGGGCGATCCACCGCGAGATCGTGGAGGAGCTCGGCGCCGTGCCCGGGGTCAGCCCGTCGGCCGTCGGGGTCGAGGTCGACCAGGGCCGGGTGGTGCTCAGCGGCACCATCGAGGACCCGGTGCTCGTCGACCGGGTGCTCCGGATCTGCCGCTCGGTCGACGGCGTGGTGTCGGTGACCGACCGCACCGCGCGCGCCGAGCCCGTCCCGGCGGAGGGCTGA